The following proteins come from a genomic window of Aphelocoma coerulescens isolate FSJ_1873_10779 chromosome 29, UR_Acoe_1.0, whole genome shotgun sequence:
- the EEF1AKMT3 gene encoding LOW QUALITY PROTEIN: EEF1A lysine methyltransferase 3 (The sequence of the model RefSeq protein was modified relative to this genomic sequence to represent the inferred CDS: deleted 1 base in 1 codon) produces the protein MAAPGSHVGTGGGREEEERGEGEGEGEGEGEGEGEGEGEGEERGEGEGEGEEEGEEEGEGEGEKEQEEEEEEEEEEAAALRAVFPRDPELFTEFFPERRRFRLCGRVLRIAEHHGPRLGPAGAVWEAALSLCRFLGEQNLELAGRRVLELGAGTGIVGIFAAMLGAEVTLTDRPPALPQLRDNVRRNFPGGAGGPRVRALRWGRDQRRFPPKFHLILGSDIVYDPRAFAPLLGTLRHLVAPPAQALLSARLRGGDAGASRFFRQMLPPFFRVQLLRREPDGDIEIYAVTPRHGGGVPLDQERGARPPVLGSLTGGWGGPEGGD, from the exons ATGGCGGCGCCCGGGAGCCACGTGGGGACCGGGGGGGggcgggaggaggaagagagaggggaaggggaaggggaaggggaaggggaaggggaaggggaaggggaaggggaaggggaaggggaagagagaggggaaggggaaggggaaggggaagaggaaggggaagaggaaggggaaggggaaggggaaaaggagcaggaggaagaagaggaagaggaagaggaagaagccGCGGCGCTGCGGGCCGTGTTCCCCCGCGACCCCGAGCTCTTCACCGAGTTCTTCCCGGAGCGGCGCCGGTTCCGGCTGTGCGGGCGCGTCCTGCGCATCGCGGAGCACCACGGGCCGCGCCTCGGGCCCGCCGGGGCCGTCTGGGAGGCG gccctgtccctgtgccggTTCCTGGGCGAGCAGAACCTGGAGCTGGCGGGGCGGCGGGTTCTGGAGCTGGGGGCCGGGACCGGCATCGTGGGCATCTTCGCTGCCATGCTGG GGGCGGAGGTGACGCTCACGGACCGTCCGCCGGCGCTGCCGCAGCTGCGGGACAACGTGCGGCGGAACTtcccggggggcgcgggggggccgCGGGTGCGGGCGCTGCGCTGGGGCCGCGACCAGCGCCgcttcccccccaaattccacctcaTCCTGGGCTCCGACATCGTGTACGACCCCCGCGCCTTCGCCCCGCTCCTGGGCACCCTCCGGCACCTCGTggcccccccagcccaggccctgctcagcgCCCGCCTGCGGGGGGGGGACGCCGGCGCCTCCCGCTTCTTCCGCCAGATGTTGCCCCCGTTCTTTCGGGTGCAGCTGCTGCGGCGGGAGCCGGACGGGGACATCGAGATCTACGCGGTGACCCCGCGGCACGGA GGGGGGGTCCCGCTGGACCAGGAGAGGGGGGCGCGCCCCCCCGTCCTGGGGTCCCTcacggggggctgggggggtccgGAGGGGGGGGATTAA
- the METTL1 gene encoding tRNA (guanine-N(7)-)-methyltransferase: protein MAAAEEEEAAVPPQKRFYRQRAHSNPLADHTLRYPSRPQDMDWASLFPTFFPPDAPPGTPPARVEFADVGCGYGGLLVALAERFPQTLSLGLELRGKVAAFTRARIRALRAAQPGRFGNVACVRGNAMKHLPHFFRRAQLSKLFFLFPDPHFKRTKHKWRIISPAMLAEYGYVLRPGGLVYTVTDVPELHQWMLQHFGEHPLFEPLPPAQLAADPLVPLLPSVTEEGQRARRAGRPPCSAVFRRRPDPPPAGP from the exons ATGGCGGcggccgaggaggaggaggccgcgGTTCCGCCGCAGAAGCGCTTCTACCGACAGCGCGCGCACTCCAACCCGCTGGCCGACCACACCCTGCGGTA CCCCTCCCGCCCTCAGGACATGGACTGGGCCTCGCTGTTCCCGACCTTTTTTCCGCCCGAcgccccccccgggacccccccggcccGCGTGGAGTTCGCAGACGTGGGGTGCGGCTACGGGGGGCTGCTGG TGGCGCTGGCGGAGCGGTTCCCGCAGACGCTGtcgctggggctggagctgcgggGGAAGGTGGCCGCGTTCACCCGAGCGCGGATCCGGGCGCTGCGGGCGGCGCAGCCCGGCCGCTTCGGCAACGTGGCCTGCGTGAGGGGCAACGCCATGAAACACCTGCCCCACTTCTTCCGCAGGGCACAG CTCTCCAAGctgtttttcctgtttcctgACCCCCATTTCAAGCGCACGAAGCACAAGTGGAGAATCATCAGCCCCGCCATGCTGGCGGAGTACGGCTACGTGCTGCGCCCCGGG ggcctGGTGTACACGGTGACAGATGTGCCCGAGCTGCACCAGTGGATGCTGCAGCATTTTGGGGAGCACCCCCTGTTTGAgcccctgccccctgcccagctg GCCGCGGACCCGCTGGTGCCGCTGCTGCCGTCGGTGACCGAGGAGGGACAAAGGGCCCGGCGCGCCGGGCGCCCGCCCTGCTCCGCCGTGTTCCGCCGCCgccccgacccccccccggcggggccctga
- the TSFM gene encoding LOW QUALITY PROTEIN: elongation factor Ts, mitochondrial (The sequence of the model RefSeq protein was modified relative to this genomic sequence to represent the inferred CDS: deleted 1 base in 1 codon): protein MQRAALGALGGAARVPPGRWFSAAPPALRELRELRARTGQPVMRCREALERAGGDLRQAEAWLEAESRRRGWARAAAPGARRAREGLVGVLSEGSAAVMVEVNCETDFVARTPDFQQLVEMAARGVLGHCQGASGTKHLLREEELAQLRAGDGAELLSDQLALAMGRLGERLALRRAGWLRAPGGFVAIYAHGWVPPGPPVAMGTYGALVACGGPGSEPPSPELQELGRRVAQHVVGMAPTALGTPEDELGGDTETRLLAQGSLLEPGVPLGRYLRERGGLQVWDFLRFQCGEEPPQEPPQESSAPPA, encoded by the exons ATGCAGCGCGCGGCGCTGGGCGCGCTCGGGGGGGCGGCCCGG GTTCCCCCGGGCCGCTGGTTCAGCGCGGCCCCCCcggcgctgcgggagctgcgggagctgcgggCGCGGACGGGGCAGCCGGTGATGCGCTGCCGGGAGGCGCTGGAGCGGGCGGGGGGCGACCTGCGGCAG GCCGAGGCCTGGCTCGAGGCCGAGTCGCGCCGCCGGGGCTGGGCCCGAGCTGCGGCCCCCGGGGCTCGCCGGGCACGCGAGGGGCTCGTGGGGGTCCTGAGCGAGGGCTCGGCCGCCGTCATGGTGGAG GTGAACTGTGAGACGGATTTCGTGGCACGGACCCctgacttccagcagctggtgGAGATGGCGGCCAGAGGGGTCctggggcactgccagggggCCTCGGGCACCAAG catcTGCTGCGAGAGGAGGAACTGGCCCAGCTGCGGGCAGGGgatggggcagagctgctgagtgACCAGCTGGCGCTGGCTATGG GCCGGCTGGGCGAGCGCCTGGCACTGCGCCGGGCcgggtggctgcgggccccgggCGGCTTCGTGGCCATCTACGCTCACGGCTGGgtgccccccgggccccccgtGGCCATGGGCACCTACGGGGCGCTGGTGGCCTGTGGGGGACCGGGCTCGGAGCCCCCCTCGCccgagctgcaggagctggggcgCAGGGTGGCCCAGCACGTGGTGGGAATGGCGCCCACGGCCCTGGGCACCCCCGAGGACGAgctg gggggggacacggagacGCGGCTGCTGGCCCAGGGGTCCCTCCTGGAGCCAGGGGTGCCCCTGGGCCGGTACctgcgggagcggggcgggctcCAGGTCTGGGACTTCCTGCGCTTCCAGTGTGGGGAGGagcccccccaggagccccctcAGGAGTCCTCTGCCCCCCCAGCCTGA